A genomic segment from Leptolyngbya boryana PCC 6306 encodes:
- a CDS encoding DUF1822 family protein, with product MSLDLFLETDPTRLWQPNWTAYLNQLCLSALLPWFQSETPSARTWVNANALSSFWEFVNGTAFTVNGLRFVVIPTESIDHDELRIPQEWIDLPTWAGDYYLAAQVEPDEGRVSVWGYATHHTVKTQGHLDFNDRTYCLTSDQLANPELIWLTSELCQPQLRAELAALPALSIEQANNLITRLSNPELLSPRLAVPFQTWGALIEHGGWRQRLYQSRQGLIQPSILEWLQSGVSQLFNWERLELQPGYAAARSADLTAPTNVLSRVLEIAGQQYELQVIPQADQTWRFELHNLSPGGMVPGGFKLRLLTEDLQSFEGNEAIAQTSVESLSIEVALDPGEGIVWETEPLSEGYDREILRF from the coding sequence ATGTCTCTCGATCTCTTTCTCGAAACTGACCCGACCCGACTCTGGCAACCCAATTGGACAGCCTATCTCAATCAACTTTGTTTGAGTGCTCTACTTCCCTGGTTTCAATCCGAAACGCCCAGTGCTAGAACCTGGGTCAACGCCAACGCACTTTCTAGCTTTTGGGAATTCGTAAATGGAACAGCTTTCACCGTCAACGGATTGCGATTCGTTGTGATTCCCACTGAATCGATCGACCATGATGAACTTCGCATTCCGCAAGAATGGATTGATTTACCCACTTGGGCAGGCGATTACTATTTAGCGGCACAAGTTGAACCAGACGAAGGGCGCGTCAGCGTTTGGGGCTATGCGACTCACCATACTGTTAAAACGCAAGGACACTTAGATTTCAACGATCGTACGTATTGCCTCACCTCAGATCAACTTGCCAATCCTGAACTGATTTGGCTCACTTCAGAACTTTGTCAGCCCCAACTTCGAGCCGAGCTTGCAGCACTACCTGCATTGTCGATCGAACAAGCAAACAATCTCATCACTCGGTTGAGCAATCCTGAGTTACTTTCTCCACGCTTAGCAGTTCCCTTTCAGACGTGGGGAGCATTGATCGAGCATGGCGGCTGGCGGCAACGGTTATATCAATCGCGCCAAGGACTGATTCAGCCTTCGATTCTAGAATGGCTACAGTCTGGCGTTTCTCAACTCTTCAACTGGGAACGGCTCGAACTCCAACCCGGATATGCAGCAGCCCGAAGTGCAGATCTGACAGCACCAACGAATGTTTTATCTCGGGTGCTAGAAATCGCCGGACAGCAATATGAGTTACAAGTCATTCCGCAAGCGGATCAGACTTGGCGATTTGAACTGCACAACCTTTCACCCGGTGGAATGGTTCCAGGTGGCTTTAAGCTGCGTTTACTCACAGAAGATTTGCAGAGCTTTGAAGGCAATGAAGCGATCGCGCAAACAAGCGTTGAATCGCTCTCGATCGAAGTCGCGCTAGACCCTGGAGAAGGCATTGTCTGGGAGACTGAGCCGCTGAGTGAAGGCTACGATCGAGAAATCCTCCGCTTTTAA
- a CDS encoding response regulator, with translation MRKRILVVDNEEYIQEVTKICLETVAGWDVLTASSGLEGIQTAELEQPDAILLDVMMPDMDGIATFNRLRENPATQHIPVMFFTAKAQVSDYQYYEELGIKAAIAKPFEPMVLAKQVAQALGWNFVPC, from the coding sequence ATGAGAAAACGCATCTTAGTCGTGGATAACGAAGAGTACATTCAAGAAGTGACAAAGATCTGCCTTGAAACTGTTGCAGGCTGGGATGTGCTGACCGCAAGTTCTGGCTTAGAAGGGATTCAAACCGCGGAACTTGAGCAGCCGGATGCGATTTTGCTCGATGTGATGATGCCAGATATGGATGGTATTGCAACATTTAATCGGCTGCGGGAAAATCCTGCTACTCAGCACATTCCAGTTATGTTCTTCACAGCTAAAGCTCAAGTGAGCGACTATCAGTACTACGAAGAACTCGGAATTAAAGCTGCGATCGCAAAACCATTCGAGCCGATGGTACTTGCGAAGCAAGTCGCTCAGGCTTTGGGCTGGAACTTTGTCCCTTGCTAA
- a CDS encoding peptidylprolyl isomerase → MTSFKGETIHSETIIATLKKTLQLKEICRNISYQKIIDQAIESREITVTPEEIQAEADHIRYENRLFRSADTFAWLNDQLVTPEEWEAGIRDRLLTKKLAQTLFAKEADRFFTENQREFDQVLLYRIVVPYQQLAQEIAYQIQEDEISFYEAAHLYDSDDQRRFQCGYEGKLYRWNLKPELSALVFSATPGQVIGPIEMDQASHLLLVEEFIPAEFTPERQQEILDRMFNEWLTTELNYLIHT, encoded by the coding sequence ATGACTAGCTTTAAGGGGGAAACGATTCACTCAGAAACCATCATTGCAACGCTAAAAAAAACTTTGCAACTGAAAGAAATTTGCCGCAACATCTCTTACCAGAAAATCATTGATCAAGCGATCGAGTCGCGTGAGATCACCGTCACTCCTGAAGAAATCCAAGCGGAAGCAGACCACATTCGCTATGAAAATCGGCTCTTCCGCTCGGCTGATACCTTCGCGTGGCTCAATGATCAACTCGTGACGCCTGAAGAATGGGAAGCAGGCATTCGCGATCGCTTGCTGACTAAAAAACTCGCTCAAACTTTATTTGCAAAAGAAGCCGATCGCTTTTTCACAGAAAATCAGCGCGAATTCGATCAAGTGCTGCTTTACCGGATTGTGGTTCCGTATCAGCAACTTGCTCAAGAGATTGCCTATCAAATCCAAGAAGACGAAATCAGCTTTTATGAAGCTGCCCATCTGTATGATTCAGATGATCAGCGTCGATTTCAATGTGGGTATGAAGGCAAGCTCTACCGTTGGAACCTCAAACCCGAACTTTCTGCACTCGTCTTTAGTGCGACTCCAGGACAGGTGATTGGTCCGATCGAGATGGATCAAGCCAGTCATTTACTGCTCGTCGAAGAGTTCATTCCAGCCGAGTTTACTCCTGAGCGTCAGCAAGAAATCCTCGATCGTATGTTCAATGAATGGTTAACCACCGAATTGAACTATCTGATCCATACCTAA
- a CDS encoding CTB family bacteriocin — protein MIINELTYQEIATEANELEGGVDFSLNYTQFQQHTTLMQTGSTSGPGGSTSFATGGSLQIDTSGFGGIVLGL, from the coding sequence ATGATTATCAACGAATTGACCTATCAAGAAATCGCAACCGAAGCTAACGAACTCGAAGGCGGAGTTGACTTCTCTCTCAACTACACTCAATTTCAACAACACACAACTTTGATGCAAACAGGTTCCACATCTGGTCCTGGCGGAAGTACTTCCTTTGCAACCGGTGGTAGCTTGCAAATTGATACGTCCGGCTTTGGCGGGATTGTTCTAGGTCTTTAA